The stretch of DNA ACTCAACGATCAGTTACCATTTCACAATACTGCCACACCTCAACTTGGACACGATCACAGCCAACGATGTGATCAGGACAGCCAATGCGCACTACAGCAAAGTTTGGTTGGAAACGATATTGCTTCTGTAACGCTGGCAAGATTCCGGGCTGAGAGTTGGGCGTATTACATACTCTGACAGTCTCGCCGACCATCCTGTTTCCTGATCTCGAACATTTAATTAAATGTtacaaattgtattttatttaagtaaaatacGACTTGTGCTAACAAGGTAAGGTacacgtactagtgctcgacatgttaatgcccaatagatgacaccttgttgttacctctattgacaatgactaaGTTTCAActagtttcaagatgacatgtactgggacaacgttgagcaccagtacgtttaccttacctactAAACATGCAACAGTGAATCTATctatagcagcggtcggcaaccttttagcagccaagggccacatagcagttagcGAAGgggacgcgggccgcacgttgtcaatatttatgactttatcagacattgtcatttgtcaatattatatacaaaatagccagggaggctcgcgggccgcaagtgagggttcgcgggccgcatcggcccgcgggccgctggttgccgaccgctgatctatAGGATCACAATTCAATGCCGTCACTCTATTTTTAAACTTCGTATAAAACGTTATCTTAAGTGCATTTGCGCCATTGGTATGTTAGCTTTTAAGTTTACGTTTTGCTACAAGTAGGGTTGTTATTTTTCATGAATCCCGtataaacttaaattaaatatctgagaaacaatattaaattaaataaacttaaattaaatatctgaGAAAGAATAATCAAAAACAACTGTCTTTGAACATAGATAACAGAACCATAATAGATCCTAGAGAGGTCGCTGACGCTTTTTCAACGCAGTTTGACCATGCTAAATCTCCAAGCTCTGGTGATTTGAATGCCGCAGTTCATTGTCTGCATCTAGGAAATAATAACAATAGTAGGTACTATAAAGATATTTCGTGGAAACCATTTACGCCATCAGAGATAACAAAGACAGTACAGCACATGAAAAACAAAAAATCTTGCGGGCATGATGAAATGCCaattttagtaattaaaaattgcaTAGATATATTAGCTAAGCCACTTGCATGTTTCTTTAACAATTGCTTCGATCGTGCTGTCTTCCCTGACCAACTAAAGGTGGCTAGAGTTCTCCCGGTTTACAAGAAAGGTGTAAAAAGTGACCCGAAAAACTACCGGCCTATAGCGCTTCTGCCAGTGGTctcaaaaatctttgaaaagcTGATTAAAACGCGACTTTTAAAACACCTCCAGGAGAATGATATAATTAACCCGCGACAATTCGGTTTCCAGAAGAATAAGGGAACAGCAGATGCCGTAGATGCCCTAATCGATGATGTGATCACTAAACTACATGATCGTAAAAGAGTTGTAGGACTATTCCTTGACCTGAGTTCCGCATTTGACACGGTCGACCATGTGATTCTAATGGAAAAGCTTAAATTTTATGGAATCAGGGGTAATGCGTATCATCTTTTAGCTAGCTATCTTCAAAACAGGAACTAATATgtcgaaataaataattttgaagttAGTGGTGAATGTAGAGTTGATATTCCTGTTAAATCAAAGTTAGTTAGAGTAAACAGAGGGGTACCACAGGGCTCCATATTGGGCCCTATACTTTTCCTCCTATTTGCTAATGACCTAGTCAATTATGTGCCTAGTGTCGTGccggggtctctattgtttcccaaatagttttaagtcataatgtattgtttgtccgaattttcgttagtcatttttctcagaaacgcgtaacttttcaggattgccataaaagaaacctaacctaacctatcaaTAGAATAACCTAACGAAAATCCTgtaaagttaacggtttcagttttatgactaacgataatatgacaaacaatacattatgacttaaaactttatgggaaacaaagggaccccgtcgTGCCGAGCTGCTCCTTGATTGTCTTTGCTGATGACACAAACGCAGTGATATCTGCGAATAGCATGGACGAGCTCAATAGTATTACCAATAGTGCTATTTCAGCCTTCACCCATTGGTTCACGTCTAATAACTTACGCCTGAATTCAGACAAGACCCAAGCTTTACTATTCAAACTAAACGCCAAGAAAACTGACAAACTTGATGTTACTATGGACCAAGTCAGTTTGAATACTGCTGATCACGTTAAATTTCTAGGAGTTTACATTGACGCTAATCTAAATTGGAAGCGAGAGTTGGAGGCTATAGTAAATTCGATCCATTCCGCTTGTTATGCCCTTAGAAGCCTCAGAGATGTGTTAGATCTAGATCAACTCAAAATTGTTTATTATGCCCTAGTAGAGTCAAGATTGCGGTACAGTATAAGGTTTTGGGGAAAtagttttttatataatataaacggAGCCTTGATTGCCCAGAAAAGAGCAATTCGAGCAATGGTACGCATTCCTACTCTGGGTTCATGTAGAGAGTTTTTTCAAAGACTAGGTATTCTCACGGGTCCCAGCTTGTACGTCCTCATTCTTCTTACCCAGTTTGTGAAAGACGTTGCTAAAGTTTGTACAGTTGAAGAACAGGAGTCTCGCCTAGCCACAAGGACAAAAAACATAAAGCACAGTTTCATTCCAAAGCTTCAGGTAGCTAAACATTGTGCAAGATATCAGGCGGTCACTCTATTTAATAAGCTCCCTACTGACCTAAAAGTAATTACGGACTGGTTCTTATTTAAGCGTAAGTTGAAGTCGTTCTTATTGACTAGATGCTCCTATAGTATTGAGGAAATATATGATAGGTCCTAACATAAGGTAATTATAATTGTTATTTAGTATTAGTATTAATGGTTTAGGACCACCAGGAAAGCGTAACAGCGGCAAACCATACACGCGATGGTTAGACGAGATAGTTAAAGTCGCAGGGACAAACTGGATACAAAAAGCACAGGATAGATCCGACTGGCTTactctggaggaggcctttacctgAGAGGGGGTTCTTGCTTAATTCacgtagtaaaaaaaaaaaaaaaaaaaaacaaataacaacATGTACCTAACATAAGTGAccaaatatttacttaaatttgaCTATTTGAAAAATGAAACAAATTGTATTGcagattttatttatgtttgacATTGTAatatgcaagaaataaaaggcttttttattttattttatttattttattaatggtttattgttgttatttataaaatgtatttaatgtGATTTCTGACACAATGAATGTATTGTTTAAGAAtagaataaatgaaatgaaatgaaatgaaacaaaataagAATCTTAGATCAGGAATGTCAACAGTTCCACCACCATGAGCGGTGAACGTAAATTCCACATAGTTAGCTGTTGGATAGCCacctgtaaaaaaaaacttttcaatATGTGGGTATTTTATGTCAATGTAAAGGTGTAAGTAATTAAATGATTTTATgaaatattgtttaaaaaaacatgtgacatacctattattttaacaatgttatttattttcaatttcagTTCTCTTTagatgttataaataatgaacAAAAATTATAACCAGATCTGAGATGATAAAATAGTGCTATTTACCCGTATTACCCAAATGCAGGTAGGCACAATAAGGGTTCGGTAACCTGGAGTCGGTGAAGGCAAGCAGCAGTGCGGCGAGCGCGAGTAGCGAGCAGGCAACTGGCAACATGGCGCCAGCGGCGGAGGCGGCGTGAATGGCGCACTGTCTACGCCGATTCTGTTAGGTTACGCTTCCCACAGTAATTATAGCAAGTAATAACCGTATCCAAAATTGGTTAATACCACTTGTCGACACGAAGCCGAtagcggatggtgctgggcataaaatacggcgttgcgtgaacaagagatttcctttggcaggattggtccttaggacccaaggatggatttaagaagtggagccaccgagatttttgatgtaattttttaggggggggggggggctctcaacttgatcttgatatctaaacaacaaacaaacaacaaacaatgacaccattccgaagtaaaaacacataattatgaaaaaaatactttttttaaattccttttcacgcttaaactgctaaaccaatttaagtaaaatttggtacagagatagtttgagttccagggaataacatagcctactttaaatctcaaaaatcatcctttaagggtgtgaaaaaggaggtggaaatttgtatggggattcaataaccgctgaaccgattttgataaaattttgtatagagatattttgagtcccggggaagaacatagggtagtttttatttaaaaaaaatctcttaaaagtgaaaaggaaggtgtaacattgtatggggaatcaataacggctgaaccgatttagatgaaatctatgtctacatctttgatttacttgaaaatgatactaaacttgacatagaacctaaacttaaacaattattaacatcagacgtcgccgacgcttaaaacccccgcaccccccacctgcataaaaaatctgggtggctccacttcttaaatccatccttggttcctaaggaccaatcctgccaaaggaaatctcttgttcatgcaacgccgtggttgacctttttatgctctgagcacactcgACTACGATTGATGTTAGAAGATAGATTAATTTAACTTATTTAGCTGTCGATTTAGCTTTCGAGACTTAATATTTATCTATCTACTATCTTATCATTTGTTTATAAACTAtctacttatataaaaaaaaaaacatttgctcGGTATACTATATCGGTATATTAAACATCGCTCCAAAAGTATTTGCCTTATTTTCCtagaattatttttagaaataaatatataggtacctctTCAGTTCGCGTCCTAATATatctttatatatattattatgtatttagctgtcgatttttttgtcatataaCTAGAATATATGgtggatagatagatagaagtCCCTAAGATTCAATGTACCTAACTGCAACTTCATAGAGGTCCTCAAAAGTCTTGAAACATAGTATTTCAGACTTCAGACCCCAtatggagtactgctgtcacctttgggcaggagcacctggatgccagcttggatccttcgactcagtccaaaggcgcgctgtgcgaatcgtcgatgatcccaaactcacaagcggtattgaacctttaagtctaaggagagactttgcctccttgtgtgtgttctaccgcttgtacaatgggctgtgctctgaggaattatttgacatgatgccaacggccgctttctatcaccgcaccgctcgccgccggcagggtgttcatcctcacaccctagaacctaaatggtcgcgtactgtgctatttaagaggaatttcctcccgcggacgctccggctgtggaatcccgagttttcccgagggtctacagtatggggttcttcaaaaaaggagtgtacaggtttttaaaagatcggcaacgcgcatgtaacacctctggagttgcaggcgtccataggctacggtgactgcttaccatcaggcgggccgtatgcttgtttgccaccgatgtggtattaaaaaaaaaatctcttaacTCGACGGTAAATTGCATACATTTTTTTCGCTACAAGTCGGCACAATATTTGTACTAAACTGTAAAATTATTCATAATTTATATCCGCGCTCGCTTTCGTTAATATGCTTTGTTTACTTGCTACTGTGTACTGCTGCTGCACAGCAGTCGGAGTTAGtcattcgtttttagggttccgtacccaaagggtaaaacgggaccctattactaagacttcgctgtccgtccgtccgtccgtccgtccgtccgtccgtccgtccgtccgtccgtccgtccgtctgtcaccaggctgtatctcacgaaccgtgatagctagacagttgaaattttcacagatgatgtatttctgttgccgctataacaacaaatactaaaaacagaataaaataaagatttaaatggggctcccatacaacaaacgtgatttttgaccaaagttaagcaacgtcgggagtggtcagtacttggatgggtgaccgtttttttttttgctttttttttgttttttttttgtatggtacggaacccttcgtgcgcgagtccgactcgcacttgcccgatttttttattttattattatataactttACCGAAATTGAgtaaagacaaaaaaaaataacaaatcaCACAAGCCAATTTTCTGCTTTAACAGTTAGCATTAAATCCTATACTTACTaacttacttattaaaataagtcAGTAAAGGTTGATTCGCCAGCAACTAGCCGGTTTTATAGTTCGatattttagcattagaaagaacttgaaagaaggtaagcggacttgacatgtcttttaattgaaaaacgctttttaaaaatcagtaactaatacttatgaaagcagaagaatatacaTTATCGTATTAGTTTCATAATTGTtatatatttgccgtaacttatttttaaaatgtggttttcaattaaaatacacatcaagattgtttaccttatttctaatgctaaaaaaacgaactatagtaactGGCCgctctaaactaaaaatgaattatatccacctataaatagaattcatattaatataaggtggccagttattgaaagctggccagttattgaaaccttatacttttttagggttttttttgggttaaataaaatacttatgtaattttacatttttaatcgAGAGAAGAATCCAATCCTCATCACTATAATTTTGACCGTCTGTCAAGTATTTAATGAGGTGCAGTGACCATTTCCCAAAACTGCGTCACTCGTAAGTCAAGTTTATCACAGCCGGTGATGTTTCTAGGACAGTCAATATTAAACAAAGCGAAGTTTGGTTTGAAATGATAATCTGACATCATTGCTGGAGTTATTTTGGGCTGCCAGTTGGGCGTATTGCACACGCTGACTACTTCGCCCACTAGCTCTCTTCCTGGTCTAGTACTTTTctgcaaataaaataaacaatcatGCTAAACGGGATTTGTACCACAACCATGACCCAGTTACCAAAATTTTTATTCGCTCTGTGTTTCAATATCGCTTACAACGATTTCTACCACCATCCCTGTTAAAGAAGTTTAATACTTTTGCAGTAGACGTTGCTGTAAGAGTTAAAATggaaacattaaaataattttgctaaAGTTGAAGTTTCAATTACTTGAATTGACATCACAGTAATCCTTATTTGATTATTAAAGTTATTATATCGTCGGCCTAATTAGCATACCTCGTAACtccattttttttgaaaatcatGTTTTGACACTTTTAGATAGTACTTTTCTGAACGCATCTAACGGCAAAACTCTTAAATACCAAAAATAAACCGTTTAcgtttaaaaagcaaaataGAAAACCTCGCAACTCCCGACCGCCATTTTGTAAAAAGAATACCTCGTATCTCCAGCCCGCCACTCCCTTCAGTACGGGTTGCGATGGcttttattttgaaaatcatGTTTTGACACTTTTTGATAGTACTATTATGAACGCATCTAACGGCAAAACTCTTAAATAGGTACCATCAAGAAACCGTTTACGTTTAATAAGCAAAATAGAAAACCTCGCAACTCCCGACCGCTATTTTGTAAAAGGAATAACTCGTATCTCCCCCCCGCCACTCCCTTCAGTACAGTCTGCAATGGCGTTGTCACTGCACGTCAGTTTTGTGTAAAGAGGCTTTTCtgtttaaagtttaataaaataatatattttttgatccaCAATTACCTTGTTCAGATCAAAAGATTATCCtctcttttattattattattttttatttattaaactcgTAATTCCAAATTTTCCAGGTTCAGGTGATTTAAACAAAAATTGGTTTTAACAATCTGACGGAAAAATTTAACTTaacattatgtaaaaaaaaataagcaagTCTTCATGCAAAATTTTTGGTAATTAAGTTTTTTGTGCCTCCTGTAAAATTTGGTCAGAttgagttacgaggtttgcgaatTAGGCCGACGATATATTGTTTTTTAAGATACCCCACTTTCTTCTTTTAAAAACTCAAAACACTCCTGTTGTCATCACAAATTTCCATTTTGCTGAATATGgtcatttacatttttttatttattcgtaaaGATACTAAAACACTAGTATCTCCACGGAAGCCgcgatttagaaaaaaaaatatggcttGTTTATaggttgagaattgcgacctgtgaAAGAAAACAGCCGGAAACAGAGAAGCATTTTTTACCCACGCAGAAACATGCAGATAATATGATAATAAGATGATTGATGGCATTAAGTTCACCAGAGTCCTTCtgttcattaattttattttttgtgtgcaataaagtttaaataaataataaacaaaaaataagtcTTACGTCAGGAACGGTGATATCGCCACCGGTAACAGTCagactaaaaacaataaattcctTTGTTTGGTTgcctgtaaaaaaaaacattgaaataatgcttttattttgtcaaaataaTCTTATTAATTTGACTTGACTGTTATTCGAAGATTATTTAATTGAGATGGCAGCACGTTTCCCGCCGGCTATTgctttttcttaaaaaaataataatccgcaATTTTACTGTAAAGATATATCGAATTTAAAAACCGAAAGTATATTAAACACTTTCATGAATTTTCTTATGTTATTACGAGTTTGAAACAAACAGCTACCTGCTACCTccttaaacatatttttttaaagacgtaaagaacaaaaaactaatttttgtATGCAGCGATTTTACTCACGctacatttatttttgttatttgaaaatttgtgaaataatataatagatATTGACATCATATCATATTTATTAGAAACATTTAAATCACACGGGAAGTagaatacaaaaaaatgtacttaGGATCAAAGTgtaaatttacatttaaaatctGAATTAGGACGTTATAAAGTGCTAATTACCCAATTCCACTTTACTGCAAAAAGGGTTCGGTTTTGACAAGGCGTCGGCGACGAACAACGCGATTAATGCGAGCAGCGAGCAGGCGAGTGGCGACAtggcggcgacggcggcggcggcgggaaTGACTCGCTGTCGACGCCGACTCCGTTATATATGTTACGCGCGCTCATCTTAGTACCGAGTGTATCGAATCGATTAATTCCATTACAGTATGTTTACACGAGGTTAATTATTGGCCGTGATAGAAGTTTAAAAGTATTTATCCGTTGACTGTGGCtgtaatgttaataaaaaaatatttgattttcacATAATCGTTTCAAATTTTGAACTACACTCTTTTAATTGAACATGCAAAGTCATATACGGATGTTAATGTTATAGAATACCAATAATTACCCGCGACTTGTTTAGAAAGGAATATGATAATTTAACTTCTATTTTGTAATATTCCTATGAAGATCGATAAGTTATTTAgttttacaaaatattatataacaAATATGGTCTTATACATATTATGATGAGACTTGATGCCAAATAGCTACTAGTTTTTTATgacttaatatttttattgcagTTGAAATTTTATCAGTGCCGTGAAattcaaaatatgtataaaaggCCACCCTTTGCTCCTGCATTTATTTTTCAGAGCCCTTTTTTATCTATGTAATTATACGCTTCTACTAATTATACGCTTGTGCCTAAATGTATAATGTAACATTAAATCGATTTCTTACCATGGAAAATCGATTAacaattatatacatataactaTTTGTTTTCGTACACTTTTCCTCGTGGCCGTTTCAAATTGCTAATACATGTATAGGCTGATGCAATTATccaattaaataaatgttacaGAAAGCTTACTTTTGATTGCGACTTTGTCTACATTCAGAACTCGTTAATCAGAATCTTATTTcgtatgatatattcactactCGCATTCACTTATCACGATATGAAGCTAATTACAATtaccgatattttttttatgattactTTATCCATAATGAATGCTTAATTAGAAAGCCACctacgtcatcatcatcatctcagccataagacgtccactgctgaacataggcctcccccttggacctccatacgtgccggttggaagcgacctccgacgaccttaacaaggtcgtctatccatcttgtgggtggacgtcctacgctgcgcttgctagtccgtggtctccactcgagcacttttcgaccccatcggccatcttctctgcgtgggTGCGTGCAATGTGttctgcccattgccacttcagcttgctaatccggtgggctaggtcggtgactttagttcgtctacggatctcctcatttctgattcgatcacgtagagaaactccgagcatagacctctccatagctcgttgtgcgactttgagttttgagatgaagccgatagtgaaagaccacgtttcggaaccgtaagtcatcactggtaacacacacacattgattaaagactttcgtcttgaggcactgaggtatgtcggacgaaaagacattacgtagtttcccgaacgctgcccaaccgagttggattcggcggttgacctctttctcgaagttggacctacctaattggactacttgactatcacctacataattataatatattaagaTATATATGAAATATAAAGTATATAATAGTTTGTCTTGTCGGTACACCCTGCCGAAgctggaggtcccgggttcgaatcccggtaaaggtattatttattttgtgtggTTATCCAGAATATCCGTTCTTGATTACTTACGGGCGTTATACGTAGTACCTATCATTTGTTaattcgcttttcggtgaagaaaaacatcgtgaggaaaccggactaatcccggtCCCGACTCccgtgagccgtggcaaaaatgccagGATAACAAGAGGTAGAAGAAGACTCGTATCTATATATCTAAGTACTTATATAtgtgtataagtatgtatatcgtcgcctggTGCTCATAGTACAGTGAGCTTTGCTTAGCTTTATAACAATAATTGTCATTCAATAACAATGAAAATTGTAAATGGATACGTTCCTTGCGATCCAAAATTTCCGCCTTCCAACGGCATCAAATATTAGATTCTGTGCGgatagagaagagtcgtagaatgtattgtaTATACTTAACGACTCTTCTCTTCCCGCTAGATTGACTTAATGCATGTCATTGCATTGTGTCACCAAAATGTATACGTCTTATAACAATATAACTGCAAGAATTATATGTagcattatgtcaatttccttgaaaaAACTGGCCAATTGCGAAtctgactcgcgcacgaagggttccataccattacgcaaaaaacggtaacaaggagccccacttaaatatttactttattctgtttttagtatttattgttatagcgggaacacaaatacatcatctgtgaatttcaactgtctagctatcacagttcatgagatacagcctggtgacagacagacagacagatggacaaacagacggacagacggacagaggagttttagtaatagggtcctgtttttacccttcgggtacggaacccttaaaacgAGTGATGTTCGCCACTGCATTACTGTCGCGATTATAAAGGTAACGTTTGAATGTAAATTTTAACTGCCATTGATATTGCGTCGTTGTTATTTCGACCGCTGTATCCTTCAAGAGGCGGAGTCGCTAGAGGAGCTGAACCGGATGCTGGACGGCCTAGCTGCAGCCTCGCGACGCATCGGTCTTGGCATGAATTTGGATAAAACCAAAGTCATGATCAATGGCCACATTGATCCAATACCGATAGTCGTAAATGGTCACCTTCTTGAAATCGTTTCCGAATACACTTACCTCGGGCAGATTCtgcagttaggtaaaaacaatttCGAGAAGGAGGCCAAGAGGAGGATCCAGCTGGGCtgggcagcgtttgggaaaCTGCGCCGAGTCTTCTCGTCATCCATACCGCAATGTTTGAAAACAAAAGTTttcaatcagtgcgtcctacccgtCATGACCTACGGAGCCGAGACatggacactcacggtagggTTGGTCCACcagttcaaagtcgctcagcgagctatggagagagctatgctcggagtttctctgaaggataggattcgtaacgaatacatccgacagagaaccaaagttatcgacatagctctaagaattagcaagctgaagtggcagtgggctggccatatcgcacgaagaaccgacaaccgctggggtaaacgtgttcttgagtggagaccgcgacttggcaaacgtagtgtaggacgccctccgaccaggtgggatgacgatctgcgaaagactgcaggcagatgctggatgcggcaagctgaggacagggcgctatggcgctctttaggggagggctatgtccagcagtggactactatagcctgatgatgatgatgatgatgatgatgatccttcAATGTCCTGTATCGTATAATGAGTGACATTCGATATTCTCCATcgcgattatgacgttcattcggtaatttatcacgaaaattggcAGCAACAGTAGTGCAACAACGACGCCGCAAAAGTAATGCAGCTACAGTTGATATCCGAACGTCACTTTGACGTGCAATCAGtctcactcattttatcaatgaAACTCACATATTTACAGCGCAAGGAATAATAATGTCACAACTTCATTGACATCTGAATGTCATCTTTAACTGCCATTATCGTTCATCCTATTTTGTTATATAAATATCGTCATTTAATCGATCTGCaaaatattactattttgatgaacaaaataatatatatataattggtCAGCCATTATTGATACTTGTACAGCAACTTAAGGTTAGCAAGTATTTTTAAACACGTTTGCAATTAATATCATACTGAGCTGCTCTAAATTGATTTGGTTGGCAAATTAGGTATTTGAGCGGCAGTAAGTGATTAATCAAATTTTGTGGAACAATCAGTGGGTAAGCGAgttatttcattttggattaCAATTAAACTGATCCACAAACATTGGTTAGCTGTGAAATCAGTTGATCAGTAAATGTCTAACCAACTTAATCTACCCTTTGCTGTTCACCTGATTTAAgtattaaacaaaataaatattggccATCACTTGACTACTTCCCTTTCATTTTGTCTTTCAAAAAACTTACTGCCAACTAACTTTGTTTTCTAGGAGCAGTCGGCTTCTGTGAAGCTCGCAGTTCTCACTTAGGTTAGCCTAACCCAcgtttctagtagcagttggtttctgtgaaggtcgcagttctaacctaacctaacccactttactagtagcagttggtttttgtgaaggtcgtagttctaacctaacctactttttagTAGCAGTTGGTACCAAACAAGCAATTATTGAAAGAAATGCACCCACACGATTGCCTGCTCGTGTCACTTGGACTGATTTCGCTCCGCCTGCAACCCTGCCGATTTTACCAATTAAACGTAAGCCACCTTATTATATATCAGATTACTATTCCTTTAATATGCATAGCTCTTAATTGAACTGCTTAAAGACATGTTTTTTATGCCATCCAATTCTTAAATCTTAATTattttgcaatgacaaagtatgGA from Cydia splendana chromosome 5, ilCydSple1.2, whole genome shotgun sequence encodes:
- the LOC134790318 gene encoding uncharacterized protein LOC134790318 produces the protein MSPLACSLLALIALFVADALSKPNPFCSKVELGNQTKEFIVFSLTVTGGDITVPDKSTRPGRELVGEVVSVCNTPNWQPKITPAMMSDYHFKPNFALFNIDCPRNITGCDKLDLRVTQFWEMVTAPH